A window of Mycolicibacterium fluoranthenivorans contains these coding sequences:
- a CDS encoding YqgE/AlgH family protein, with product MAHSEDPEDYTAPTAPRVRAGTLLLAETDLLEPTFRRSVIYIVEHNEGGTLGVVLNRPSETAVYNVLPQWAKLALKPKTMFIGGPVKRDSALCLATLRAGMSAAEVPGLRHVQGRVVMVDLDADPDAIAPVVEGVRIFAGYSGWTIGQLEGEIERDDWIVLSALPTDIHVEPKVDLWARVLRRQPLPLSMLATHPIDISRN from the coding sequence GTGGCGCACTCAGAGGATCCGGAGGATTACACGGCTCCGACGGCACCTCGTGTGCGCGCCGGAACGCTGCTGCTGGCCGAGACGGATCTGCTCGAGCCGACGTTCCGGCGCAGCGTCATCTACATCGTCGAGCACAACGAGGGCGGCACGCTCGGGGTGGTGCTCAACCGGCCCAGCGAGACCGCGGTCTACAACGTGCTGCCGCAGTGGGCGAAGCTCGCACTCAAACCCAAGACGATGTTCATCGGCGGCCCCGTGAAGCGGGATTCCGCGCTGTGCCTGGCCACGCTGCGGGCCGGGATGAGCGCGGCCGAGGTGCCCGGGCTGCGCCACGTGCAGGGCCGGGTGGTGATGGTGGACCTGGATGCCGATCCGGATGCGATCGCCCCCGTCGTCGAGGGAGTCCGGATCTTTGCGGGGTACTCCGGCTGGACGATCGGTCAGCTCGAGGGCGAGATCGAACGGGACGACTGGATCGTGCTGTCGGCGCTGCCGACGGATATCCACGTCGAGCCGAAGGTCGATCTGTGGGCCCGGGTCCTGCGTCGCCAGCCGCTACCGCTGTCGATGCTTGCGACGCACCCGATCGATATCAGCCGGAACTGA
- a CDS encoding MFS transporter, whose translation MTDTRPPDTGWQAIRGMPEFRRLLELRATSQFGDGLFQAGLAGAILFGTERAATPTEIALSFAVTFLPYSLLGPFAGPLLDRWDRRLVLVGANVGRLAMVLVVGAALAFSADDLVLLSGALIVNGFTRFVSSGLSAALPHVVPRDKVVAMNSVATATASVAAFLGAIFMLAPRSLLGADDVGASAVIFLAAIPVAGALLLSVRFPPHVLGPDDTARAVHGTVAYAVFTGWLHGAKTVAAVPTVAATLSGLAAHRMAFGINTLLVLVIVRHVGDRDVAGIGLGTTVVFVGAAGIGALLATLLTPAVVGRWGRYRAANGALALAVVVQLCAVTLALPVMIGCGFILGAAGQVVKLCADSAMQIDVDDALRGHVFTVQDALFWVSFVVAVAAAAAVIPVDGRSAPLVLAGAGLYLAGLALHAWLGRRVGPAEDRG comes from the coding sequence ATGACGGACACCCGCCCACCTGACACCGGCTGGCAGGCGATCCGAGGTATGCCAGAATTCCGTCGGCTGCTCGAGTTGCGGGCCACCAGTCAGTTCGGTGACGGGCTGTTCCAGGCGGGACTGGCCGGCGCCATCCTGTTCGGTACCGAACGCGCGGCCACACCGACAGAGATCGCGCTGTCCTTCGCCGTGACGTTCCTGCCGTATTCCTTGCTCGGTCCGTTCGCGGGTCCGCTGCTGGACCGGTGGGATCGCCGGTTGGTGCTGGTCGGCGCGAACGTCGGCCGGTTGGCGATGGTGCTGGTGGTCGGCGCCGCACTGGCGTTCAGTGCCGACGATCTGGTGCTGCTGTCCGGTGCGCTGATCGTCAACGGGTTCACCCGCTTCGTCTCGTCCGGGCTGTCGGCCGCCCTGCCGCACGTGGTACCGCGCGACAAGGTCGTCGCGATGAACTCGGTGGCCACCGCCACCGCCTCGGTGGCCGCCTTCCTCGGCGCCATCTTCATGTTGGCGCCACGCTCGTTGCTCGGCGCCGACGATGTCGGCGCGTCGGCGGTGATCTTCCTGGCCGCGATACCGGTGGCCGGGGCGCTGTTGCTCTCGGTGCGGTTTCCCCCGCACGTCCTCGGCCCCGACGACACTGCCCGCGCGGTACACGGGACGGTGGCCTACGCGGTGTTCACCGGCTGGTTGCACGGGGCCAAAACCGTGGCCGCGGTGCCGACGGTGGCCGCCACGCTCAGCGGCCTGGCCGCGCACCGGATGGCCTTCGGCATCAACACCCTGCTCGTGCTCGTGATCGTGCGCCATGTCGGTGACAGGGACGTCGCCGGTATCGGACTGGGCACCACGGTGGTGTTCGTCGGCGCCGCGGGTATCGGGGCCTTGCTGGCGACCCTCCTGACCCCCGCGGTGGTCGGCCGCTGGGGCCGCTATCGCGCGGCCAACGGCGCGCTGGCACTGGCGGTCGTGGTCCAGTTGTGCGCGGTCACCCTGGCGCTGCCGGTGATGATCGGGTGCGGGTTCATCCTGGGCGCCGCCGGGCAGGTGGTGAAGCTGTGCGCCGACAGCGCCATGCAGATCGACGTCGACGACGCCCTGCGCGGGCATGTGTTCACCGTGCAGGACGCCCTGTTCTGGGTCTCGTTCGTGGTGGCGGTGGCAGCCGCGGCGGCCGTCATCCCCGTCGACGGTCGATCGGCACCGCTGGTGCTGGCCGGCGCCGGGCTCTACCTCGCCGGGCTCGCGCTGCACGCGTGGCTGGGTAGGCGGGTCGGCCCGGCGGAGGACCGCGGCTAG
- a CDS encoding LpqN/LpqT family lipoprotein — protein sequence MRKIGDGGAVHQTSHRWRILIAGTAAGVAGVVGLAGNVAGAEPLAPQPALPAPATVTQTVTVTPNANPLVPAQAAGVPATAPAAPAAVPPAAGLAAPATPGVSVAPVATATATMAQPVTIPLNPDNSGTIKDFLKAKGVTLEPQNPRDFTALHIVLPMPTGWSQVPDPNVPDAFAVIADRVGGDGLYTSNAQVVIYKLVGDFDPREAIRHGFVDSQQLTAWRPTDGRISVINDVPTSWIEGTYRENNMTLNTSRHNLIATAGPDRYLVSLAVTTGASVSVASGEATDAIINGFKVLPPGAVPAPAPAAPAAALAVPGAAATPAAPVAPAPAAPAAPAATGAVAPLALGLPG from the coding sequence ATGAGGAAAATTGGCGACGGCGGGGCCGTCCATCAGACTTCGCACCGCTGGCGGATTCTGATCGCTGGAACCGCGGCCGGTGTGGCCGGCGTGGTCGGGCTGGCCGGCAATGTCGCCGGTGCCGAGCCCCTGGCCCCACAACCGGCGCTGCCCGCACCCGCCACCGTCACCCAGACGGTCACCGTCACCCCGAACGCGAACCCGCTGGTGCCCGCACAGGCCGCGGGCGTGCCCGCCACCGCCCCCGCAGCCCCCGCCGCGGTTCCACCCGCCGCCGGACTGGCCGCGCCGGCCACGCCGGGCGTCTCGGTGGCCCCGGTCGCGACCGCGACCGCCACCATGGCCCAGCCGGTCACCATCCCGCTGAATCCCGACAACTCGGGCACCATCAAGGATTTCCTCAAGGCCAAGGGCGTCACGCTGGAGCCGCAGAATCCCCGCGATTTCACGGCCCTGCACATCGTGCTGCCGATGCCGACCGGCTGGTCGCAGGTCCCCGACCCGAACGTGCCCGACGCCTTCGCCGTGATCGCCGACCGGGTCGGCGGTGACGGCCTGTACACCTCCAACGCCCAGGTGGTCATCTACAAGCTCGTCGGCGACTTCGACCCCCGCGAAGCCATCCGGCACGGTTTCGTCGACAGCCAGCAGCTCACCGCCTGGCGGCCCACCGACGGCCGCATCTCCGTCATCAACGATGTGCCGACCTCGTGGATCGAGGGCACCTACCGCGAGAACAACATGACGCTCAACACGTCACGGCACAACCTGATCGCGACGGCCGGCCCGGACCGCTACCTGGTGTCGCTCGCGGTGACCACCGGGGCCAGCGTCTCGGTCGCCTCCGGCGAGGCCACCGACGCGATCATCAACGGGTTCAAGGTGCTGCCGCCCGGTGCCGTACCGGCCCCTGCGCCCGCCGCCCCCGCCGCCGCCCTGGCCGTCCCGGGTGCAGCCGCCACACCTGCCGCACCGGTGGCTCCCGCACCGGCGGCACCTGCCGCTCCCGCGGCCACCGGAGCCGTCGCGCCGCTGGCTCTGGGCCTCCCCGGCTGA
- a CDS encoding CCA tRNA nucleotidyltransferase, translated as MPNDATPDAADAELLAGAWLALSRYRHLLVDLGATFAAAGHELYLVGGSVRDALLGRDYTDLDFTTDARPEQMLKFLRGWGDALWDTGIDFGTIGVGKDGYRLEITTFRSDSYDQVTRNPQVRFGDSLDEDLVRRDFTVNAMAVRIGEDGPAEFCDPLGGLAALRAKVLDTPSAPQVSFGDDPLRMLRAARFVSQLGFTVAPRVLEALLDMAPQLERITAERVAAELDKLLTGADPVAGVDLMVQTGLGDVVLPEVGQMRMAIDEHHQHKDVYWHSLTVLRQAVDLEDDGPDLVLRWAALLHDIGKPDTRKHESDGGVSFHHHEVVGAKMARKRMRALKYSKQMVDDVSQLVYLHLRFHGYADSTGTGRWTDSAVRRYVTDAGPLLTRLHKLVRADCTTRNKRRAARLQANYDDLEARIAELAEKEDLQRVRPDLDGNEIMRILDIPAGPQVGQAWKYLKELRLDRGPLEHDEAVAELREWWNAQQA; from the coding sequence GTGCCGAACGACGCGACTCCCGACGCCGCCGATGCCGAACTGCTGGCCGGCGCCTGGTTGGCGCTGAGCCGATACCGGCATCTGCTGGTTGATCTGGGCGCCACGTTCGCCGCCGCCGGCCACGAGTTGTACCTGGTGGGGGGCAGTGTCCGGGATGCGCTGCTGGGCCGCGACTACACGGATCTGGACTTCACCACCGACGCCCGCCCGGAGCAGATGCTGAAGTTCCTGCGCGGGTGGGGTGACGCACTCTGGGACACCGGTATCGACTTCGGCACGATCGGGGTCGGCAAGGACGGCTATCGGCTGGAGATCACCACCTTCCGGTCCGACAGCTATGACCAGGTGACGCGCAATCCACAGGTGCGTTTCGGCGACAGCCTGGACGAGGATCTGGTGCGCCGCGACTTCACCGTCAACGCGATGGCGGTGCGGATCGGCGAAGACGGTCCCGCGGAGTTCTGCGACCCGCTCGGTGGTCTGGCGGCGCTGCGCGCCAAGGTGCTGGACACGCCGTCGGCGCCGCAGGTGTCCTTCGGCGACGATCCGCTGCGGATGTTGCGGGCCGCACGGTTCGTGTCCCAGCTCGGCTTCACGGTGGCGCCCCGCGTCCTGGAGGCGCTGTTGGACATGGCGCCGCAACTGGAACGGATCACCGCCGAGCGGGTGGCCGCCGAACTGGACAAGCTGCTGACCGGTGCCGACCCGGTCGCCGGGGTGGACCTGATGGTGCAGACCGGGCTGGGCGATGTGGTGCTGCCCGAAGTCGGTCAGATGCGGATGGCCATCGACGAACACCACCAGCACAAGGACGTGTACTGGCATTCGCTGACGGTGCTGCGCCAGGCCGTCGACCTCGAGGACGACGGGCCCGACCTGGTGCTGCGGTGGGCAGCACTGCTGCACGACATCGGCAAGCCCGACACCCGCAAGCACGAGTCCGACGGCGGGGTGAGCTTCCACCATCACGAGGTGGTCGGCGCCAAGATGGCCCGAAAGCGCATGCGCGCGTTGAAGTATTCCAAGCAGATGGTCGACGATGTGTCCCAGCTGGTGTACCTGCACCTGCGGTTCCACGGCTACGCGGATTCGACGGGCACCGGGCGGTGGACCGACTCCGCCGTACGCCGGTACGTCACCGATGCGGGCCCGCTGCTGACCCGGTTGCACAAACTGGTGCGGGCCGACTGCACCACCCGCAACAAGCGCCGGGCCGCCCGGCTGCAGGCCAACTACGACGATCTCGAGGCGCGGATCGCCGAGCTCGCGGAGAAGGAGGACCTGCAGCGGGTCCGCCCCGATCTGGACGGCAACGAGATCATGAGGATCCTCGACATCCCGGCCGGGCCGCAGGTCGGGCAGGCCTGGAAGTACCTCAAGGAACTGCGGCTGGACCGCGGCCCCCTCGAGCACGACGAAGCGGTGGCAGAACTTCGCGAATGGTGGAACGCGCAGCAGGCCTGA
- a CDS encoding TIGR03084 family metal-binding protein: MAGAAPIVADLRAESDVLDALVAELPAQGWHTQTPSPGWTIAHQIAHLWWTDRTSLQAVTDEAAFTEVLAEAAKDPLGFVDAAAERLATTAPADLLAGWRADRTRLHEALLKVEDGRKLPWFGPPMSAASMATARLMETWAHGLDVADALGVRREPTARLRSIAHIGVRTRDFAFSVHGLTPPAAPFHVKLQAPDGDSWSWGPDDAAQSVTGSAEDFCMLVTQRRAPADLDVTAVGDEATTWLTIAQAFAGPPGAGRG; encoded by the coding sequence ATGGCTGGAGCAGCACCGATCGTCGCCGATCTGCGGGCCGAGAGCGATGTGCTCGACGCACTGGTGGCCGAACTGCCCGCGCAGGGCTGGCACACCCAGACCCCCTCCCCCGGCTGGACCATCGCCCATCAGATCGCGCACCTGTGGTGGACCGACCGGACCTCACTGCAGGCGGTCACCGACGAAGCCGCCTTCACCGAGGTGCTCGCCGAGGCGGCAAAAGATCCGCTCGGCTTCGTCGACGCGGCCGCCGAGCGGTTGGCCACCACCGCCCCGGCCGACCTGCTGGCCGGGTGGCGCGCCGACCGGACCCGGCTGCACGAGGCCTTGCTGAAGGTCGAGGACGGCCGCAAGCTGCCGTGGTTCGGACCGCCGATGAGCGCCGCCTCGATGGCCACCGCCCGGCTGATGGAGACCTGGGCGCACGGGCTCGACGTCGCCGACGCCCTCGGCGTCCGCAGGGAGCCGACGGCACGGCTGCGCTCGATCGCCCACATCGGGGTACGCACCCGTGACTTCGCCTTCAGCGTGCACGGGCTGACCCCGCCAGCTGCCCCGTTTCACGTGAAACTTCAAGCGCCCGACGGGGATTCGTGGTCCTGGGGGCCCGACGACGCCGCCCAGTCGGTGACCGGGTCGGCCGAGGACTTCTGCATGCTGGTCACCCAGCGCCGCGCGCCCGCCGATCTGGACGTGACGGCCGTGGGCGACGAGGCCACCACCTGGCTGACCATCGCCCAGGCATTCGCCGGCCCGCCGGGCGCCGGGCGCGGCTGA
- the murJ gene encoding murein biosynthesis integral membrane protein MurJ, with the protein MNAPQHFPRRATSPAPPPPQRTELSDSAVVSRSWGMAFATLISRITGFFRIVLLAAILGAALSSSFSVANQLPNMVAALVLEATFTAIFVPVLARAERDDADGGTAFVRRLVTLATTLLLVTTIISVAAAPLLVDLMLGSDPQVNRPLTTAFAYLLLPQVIFYGLTSVYMAILNTRNVFGPPAWAPVVNNLVAIVTLGVYLLVPGELSLNPVEMGNAKLLVLGIGTTLGVVAQAAVLLVAIRRERISLRPLWGIDDRLKKFGTMAAAMVLYVLISQIGLIVGNQIASSAAASGPAIYNYTWLVLQLPFGMIGVTVLTVVMPRLSRNAAAENGPAVLADLSLATRLTMITLIPIVAFMTVGGPAIGTALFAYGNFGETDAGYLGQAITLSAFTLIPYALVLLQLRVFYAREQPWIPIVLILVITAVKIVASVLVGHLVQDPELVAGYLGLANGLGFLAGATVGYLVLRANLAPLLPPRAGGLISADVVRTILVTITASLLAGLAAHVVDRLLGVEKLTEHGGAAGSLLRLLILGVIMLPIIAGVLLAAGVPDAQAALRAVQRRLGRVPTAPPAPGISQRPVPPVNYAVQSNSYAPQRPAGTGTRKGNMVADQPGSGFSPGADSPLETSAGSGATTRIPTAGADSRPAVADDLQPDVPAREALPFDPPREPALETTSPPAGDDDVHLIPGATLAGGRYRLLVFHGGPPHLQFWHALDTALDRQVALTFIDPDGQLPESQLQDILSRTSRLSKINSPGIAQILDVARTGAGGLVVSEWIRGGSLAEVAETTPSPIGGARAIQSLAAAAEAAHRSGVALSIDDPSRVRVSIEGDVALAFPATLPDATPEDDIRGIGAALYALLVNRWPLPEAGVHSGLAPADVDSAGQPVEPRSVDRDIPFQISAAAARAVQEGGGIRSAPTLLNLLQQATAVADRTDYIAPVAGTEPPANPSPFSAVRANDPESLARRRKGLIIGLSAAAVIVVIALVVLASVLKGIFGDVGGSLDKGDLGLNAPSSTANADAGSTVKPVRATVFSPEGEADAPTLAGLAIDGNPATVWPSDTYSDPNPFPNFKNGVGLMLQLSQPTTIGSVTVNTTGTGTAVQIRAAQSANPAKLEDTTVLAPATPLKKGANTITVENASPTSYVLVWISTLGTVDGKNRTDISEITLKAKS; encoded by the coding sequence ATGAACGCACCGCAACACTTCCCGCGCCGCGCCACGTCGCCCGCTCCCCCGCCGCCGCAGCGCACCGAGCTGTCGGATTCGGCGGTCGTCTCGCGGTCCTGGGGTATGGCGTTCGCCACCCTGATCAGCCGGATCACCGGCTTCTTCCGCATCGTGCTGCTGGCCGCCATCCTCGGCGCCGCGCTGTCCAGTTCGTTCTCCGTGGCCAACCAGCTGCCCAATATGGTGGCCGCGCTGGTGCTGGAGGCGACGTTCACCGCCATCTTCGTCCCGGTGCTGGCCCGCGCCGAACGCGATGACGCCGACGGCGGAACGGCCTTCGTGCGCCGGCTGGTCACCCTGGCCACCACCCTGTTGCTGGTCACCACGATCATCTCGGTGGCCGCCGCACCGCTGCTGGTCGACCTGATGCTGGGCAGCGACCCGCAGGTGAACCGGCCGCTCACCACCGCATTCGCCTACCTGCTGCTGCCCCAGGTCATCTTCTATGGCCTCACCTCGGTGTACATGGCAATCCTGAACACCCGCAACGTGTTCGGGCCGCCCGCCTGGGCGCCGGTGGTCAACAACCTCGTGGCCATCGTGACGCTCGGGGTGTACCTGCTGGTGCCCGGCGAACTGTCGCTGAACCCCGTCGAGATGGGCAACGCCAAGCTGCTGGTGCTGGGCATCGGCACCACGCTCGGTGTCGTCGCGCAGGCCGCGGTGCTGCTGGTGGCCATCCGCCGCGAGCGGATCAGCCTGCGCCCGCTGTGGGGTATCGACGACCGGCTCAAGAAGTTCGGCACGATGGCCGCCGCGATGGTGCTCTATGTGCTGATCAGCCAGATCGGCTTGATCGTCGGCAACCAGATCGCCAGCTCGGCCGCCGCGTCCGGCCCGGCGATCTACAACTACACCTGGCTGGTGCTGCAACTGCCGTTCGGGATGATCGGTGTCACCGTGCTGACGGTGGTGATGCCGCGGCTGTCCCGCAACGCCGCCGCCGAGAACGGCCCTGCGGTGCTCGCCGACCTGTCCCTGGCCACCCGGCTGACCATGATCACGCTGATCCCGATCGTGGCGTTCATGACCGTCGGCGGCCCGGCGATCGGCACGGCACTGTTCGCCTACGGCAACTTCGGCGAGACCGACGCCGGCTATCTCGGCCAGGCGATCACCCTGTCGGCGTTCACGCTGATCCCCTATGCGCTGGTCCTGTTGCAGCTGCGGGTGTTCTACGCGCGGGAGCAGCCGTGGATCCCGATCGTGCTGATCCTGGTGATCACCGCCGTCAAGATCGTGGCCTCGGTGCTGGTCGGGCACCTGGTGCAGGATCCGGAGCTGGTGGCCGGCTACCTCGGGCTGGCCAACGGGCTCGGTTTCCTGGCCGGCGCCACCGTCGGCTATCTGGTGCTGCGGGCCAATCTCGCACCGCTGCTGCCGCCCAGAGCCGGCGGCCTGATCAGCGCGGACGTCGTCCGCACCATCCTGGTCACGATCACCGCCTCTCTGCTCGCCGGGCTCGCCGCGCACGTGGTGGATCGCCTCCTCGGGGTCGAGAAGCTCACCGAACACGGCGGAGCGGCCGGATCGCTGCTTCGGCTGCTCATCCTCGGCGTGATCATGCTGCCGATCATCGCCGGCGTATTGCTCGCGGCCGGGGTGCCCGACGCCCAGGCCGCGCTGCGCGCGGTGCAGCGGCGCCTCGGACGAGTGCCGACCGCGCCACCGGCACCGGGTATCTCCCAGCGCCCGGTACCTCCCGTCAATTACGCTGTTCAGAGCAATTCGTATGCACCTCAGCGCCCCGCCGGGACGGGCACGCGGAAAGGAAACATGGTGGCCGACCAACCCGGCAGCGGGTTCTCTCCCGGCGCTGACTCTCCGTTGGAGACGAGCGCCGGTTCCGGCGCGACCACACGCATCCCCACCGCCGGGGCCGATTCGCGGCCTGCGGTGGCAGATGACCTTCAGCCCGACGTCCCCGCCCGCGAGGCCCTGCCGTTCGATCCGCCACGTGAACCGGCGCTCGAGACCACCTCCCCGCCGGCCGGGGACGACGACGTACACCTCATCCCCGGCGCCACCCTTGCCGGCGGCCGGTACCGGCTGCTGGTCTTCCACGGCGGGCCGCCGCACCTGCAGTTCTGGCATGCCCTGGACACCGCCCTGGACCGCCAGGTCGCGCTGACGTTCATCGATCCCGACGGTCAGCTGCCCGAGAGCCAACTGCAGGACATCCTCAGCCGCACCTCTCGGCTGAGCAAGATCAACTCCCCGGGCATCGCGCAGATCCTGGACGTCGCCCGGACCGGGGCCGGCGGTTTGGTGGTCTCGGAGTGGATCCGCGGCGGCTCCCTGGCCGAGGTCGCCGAGACCACACCCTCACCGATCGGCGGGGCGCGCGCCATTCAGTCACTGGCCGCCGCTGCCGAGGCGGCCCACCGCAGCGGGGTGGCACTGTCGATCGACGATCCCAGCCGGGTCCGGGTGAGCATCGAAGGCGATGTGGCGTTGGCGTTCCCCGCGACGCTGCCCGACGCGACGCCCGAGGACGATATCCGCGGGATCGGCGCGGCGCTGTACGCGCTGCTGGTGAACCGCTGGCCGCTTCCCGAGGCCGGCGTGCACAGCGGGCTGGCCCCCGCCGACGTCGACAGTGCCGGGCAGCCCGTCGAACCGCGCTCGGTGGATCGCGACATCCCGTTCCAGATCTCGGCCGCCGCGGCACGCGCGGTCCAGGAGGGCGGCGGCATCCGCAGCGCCCCCACCCTGCTGAACCTGTTGCAGCAGGCCACCGCCGTCGCCGACCGCACCGACTACATCGCGCCGGTCGCCGGAACCGAACCGCCCGCCAACCCCAGCCCGTTCAGTGCGGTGCGGGCCAACGACCCGGAGTCCCTCGCGCGCCGTCGCAAGGGCCTGATCATCGGGCTCTCCGCGGCCGCCGTGATCGTCGTGATCGCACTCGTCGTACTGGCGTCGGTACTCAAAGGCATCTTCGGGGACGTCGGCGGTTCGCTCGACAAGGGCGACCTGGGGCTCAACGCCCCGAGCAGCACTGCCAACGCCGACGCCGGAAGTACGGTCAAACCGGTGCGCGCCACGGTGTTCTCGCCCGAGGGCGAAGCCGACGCACCGACCCTGGCCGGGTTGGCCATCGACGGCAATCCGGCCACCGTCTGGCCCAGCGACACCTATTCCGACCCCAACCCATTCCCCAATTTCAAGAACGGGGTCGGTCTGATGCTGCAGCTGTCGCAGCCGACGACAATCGGATCCGTCACGGTGAACACCACCGGCACGGGCACCGCCGTCCAGATCCGGGCCGCCCAGTCCGCGAACCCGGCCAAGCTGGAAGACACCACCGTCCTCGCCCCGGCCACCCCGCTGAAGAAGGGGGCCAACACCATCACCGTCGAGAACGCCTCACCGACGTCGTATGTGCTGGTGTGGATCTCCACGCTGGGCACCGTCGACGGGAAGAACCGCACCGACATCTCCGAGATCACCCTCAAAGCCAAGTCCTGA
- a CDS encoding pullulanase, with protein sequence MDYCLADGDGGATMFTGEPVVDVDGDGIVDGIGLDLDGDGGIDDALADLDHDGLADHAVHDVGAAATLFTDDGSGAWAVAVDGAGRVRWFGLDGVEQTGGPLVDFDADGQADDRLLDTDADGLADRVLAGEVAYADRDADGQWDVKLTDSDGDGAADSASEI encoded by the coding sequence ATGGACTACTGCCTGGCCGACGGTGACGGCGGCGCGACGATGTTCACCGGGGAACCCGTCGTCGATGTGGACGGCGACGGGATAGTCGATGGCATCGGCCTGGATCTCGACGGCGACGGCGGTATCGACGATGCGCTGGCCGACCTGGACCATGACGGACTCGCCGACCACGCTGTCCACGATGTGGGCGCGGCCGCAACGCTTTTCACCGACGACGGTTCGGGCGCATGGGCGGTCGCAGTCGACGGGGCCGGGCGGGTGCGGTGGTTCGGTCTGGACGGGGTGGAACAGACGGGCGGCCCGCTGGTCGACTTCGACGCCGACGGACAGGCCGATGACCGGCTGCTGGACACCGATGCCGACGGCCTGGCCGACCGGGTGCTCGCCGGCGAGGTGGCCTATGCCGACCGCGACGCCGACGGGCAGTGGGATGTGAAACTCACCGACAGCGACGGCGATGGGGCGGCGGATTCGGCCAGTGAGATCTGA
- a CDS encoding NUDIX hydrolase — MSDGEQAKPRRRRGRRRGRRAAGPPAPAAEQSAANADQPAAELTPTPAKPGQNRPQRPPRRAQERLRTVHETSAGGLVIDGIDGPKESQVAALIGRIDRRGRMLWSLPKGHIEMGETAEQTAIREVAEETGIQGSVLAALGSIDYWFVTEGRRVHKTVHHYLMRFLGGELSDDDVEVTEVAWVPIGDLPARLAYADERRLAEVAGELIEKLQSDGPAALPPLPHSSPRRRPQTHSHTRNRRQEDSSGRRANGCGNGP; from the coding sequence GTGTCGGACGGCGAACAAGCCAAACCGCGACGGCGCCGAGGGCGTCGCCGCGGTCGCCGTGCTGCCGGTCCACCCGCACCCGCCGCCGAGCAGTCCGCTGCGAACGCCGACCAGCCGGCCGCCGAGTTGACACCCACTCCGGCCAAACCAGGCCAGAACCGTCCGCAGCGCCCGCCCCGGCGCGCCCAGGAACGACTGCGCACCGTGCACGAGACATCGGCGGGCGGCCTGGTCATCGACGGTATCGACGGGCCCAAAGAGAGCCAGGTCGCCGCATTGATCGGCCGGATCGACCGGCGTGGCCGGATGCTCTGGTCACTGCCCAAGGGCCATATCGAGATGGGTGAGACCGCCGAACAGACGGCGATCCGCGAAGTCGCCGAGGAGACCGGGATCCAGGGCAGCGTGCTGGCGGCGTTGGGCAGCATCGACTACTGGTTCGTCACCGAGGGGCGCCGGGTGCACAAGACAGTGCACCATTACCTGATGCGATTCCTGGGTGGCGAACTCTCCGACGACGATGTCGAGGTCACCGAGGTCGCGTGGGTTCCGATCGGGGACCTGCCGGCCCGGCTGGCCTACGCCGACGAGCGCCGGCTGGCCGAGGTCGCGGGCGAACTGATCGAGAAGCTGCAATCCGATGGCCCGGCGGCGCTGCCGCCACTACCGCACAGCTCCCCGCGACGACGTCCGCAGACCCATTCGCACACCCGGAACCGTCGCCAGGAAGACTCGTCCGGCCGGCGGGCGAACGGATGCGGAAACGGCCCGTGA